One stretch of Actinomycetes bacterium DNA includes these proteins:
- the pyrH gene encoding UMP kinase, with protein sequence MYDRVLLKLSGEAFADHQGFGVGFGQVDRVARELVEVVDLGVQTAVVVGGGNIVRGTAAEAAGMDRARADYMGMLGTVMNCLALQDALERHGVVTRVQTAIQMTQIAEPYIPRRAVRHLEKGRIVIFGAGMGAPYFSTDTTAAQRALEIGAEAILMAKHGVDGVYDADPRKHPAARKFSRLDYLEAISRELKVMDSTALSLCKDNGLPIIVFDLLTEGNIRRAVCGEPIGTVVGPMAGDLVTQSQGGGEDEGRGEQG encoded by the coding sequence ATGTACGACCGGGTGCTCCTCAAGCTGTCCGGAGAGGCGTTCGCGGACCACCAGGGCTTCGGGGTGGGGTTCGGCCAGGTCGACCGGGTGGCCCGCGAGCTCGTCGAGGTGGTCGACCTCGGGGTCCAGACCGCCGTGGTGGTCGGCGGGGGCAACATCGTGCGCGGCACGGCCGCCGAGGCGGCCGGCATGGACCGGGCCCGGGCCGACTACATGGGCATGCTCGGCACGGTCATGAACTGCCTGGCCCTGCAGGACGCGCTCGAGCGCCACGGGGTGGTGACCCGGGTCCAGACCGCGATCCAGATGACCCAGATCGCCGAGCCCTACATCCCCAGGCGGGCCGTGCGCCACCTGGAGAAGGGCCGGATCGTGATCTTCGGGGCCGGCATGGGGGCGCCGTACTTCTCCACCGACACCACGGCCGCGCAGCGCGCGCTCGAGATCGGCGCCGAGGCGATCCTGATGGCCAAGCACGGGGTGGACGGCGTCTACGACGCCGACCCCAGGAAGCACCCGGCGGCGCGCAAGTTCTCCCGCCTGGACTACCTCGAGGCGATCAGCCGCGAGCTGAAGGTGATGGACAGCACCGCCCTGTCGTTGTGCAAGGACAACGGCCTGCCCATCATCGTGTTCGACCTGCTCACCGAGGGCAACATCCGACGGGCGGTGTGCGGTGAGCCGATCGGGACCGTCGTCGGCCCGATGGCCGGCGACCTGGTCACCCAGTCGCAGGGCGGCGGCGAGGACGAGGGGAGAGGGGAGCAGGGATGA